The following proteins are encoded in a genomic region of Candidatus Hydrogenedentota bacterium:
- a CDS encoding prolipoprotein diacylglyceryl transferase, whose amino-acid sequence MCPELITYHGTTVSSYTTMMALALFVSVYLAARECEKRRLRLTPLVGLLIFAAGYMGARLLYVIQEEGLSRIWRAAQFWQPGLVFHGGLVAGALVFLVYLRIRRIPLIDALDIAAPYAALGEAIGRVGCLLNGCCWGTATLAPWALTYPPGSFPFTQQLEAGILAAGAQSSLPVHPTPIYLTIGLTLVFVILKRSLDWSAFAGVTILLYALLQGILRFAVECYRGDVTPILWGLTWGQWISAALVAVSAAMLLLAYRRHQERWTARY is encoded by the coding sequence ATGTGCCCTGAACTAATCACTTATCACGGAACCACGGTCAGTTCGTACACGACCATGATGGCGCTCGCGCTGTTTGTATCGGTGTACCTGGCGGCCCGTGAATGCGAGAAGCGCCGTTTGCGGCTTACTCCACTTGTTGGACTTCTCATCTTTGCGGCTGGATATATGGGTGCGCGTCTCCTCTATGTCATTCAAGAAGAAGGATTGAGCCGTATCTGGCGAGCGGCTCAATTTTGGCAGCCCGGACTTGTGTTTCATGGCGGCCTTGTTGCGGGAGCCTTAGTCTTCCTCGTATATCTTCGCATCCGGCGAATCCCGTTGATTGACGCATTGGATATTGCTGCGCCGTACGCCGCATTGGGTGAGGCCATTGGACGCGTAGGTTGCCTCTTAAACGGATGTTGCTGGGGGACCGCCACGCTTGCGCCGTGGGCATTGACCTATCCGCCGGGATCGTTCCCCTTCACTCAGCAGCTCGAAGCGGGAATTCTGGCCGCTGGGGCACAGTCCTCATTGCCCGTTCACCCCACGCCGATCTACCTGACCATTGGGTTGACTCTGGTATTCGTTATTCTCAAGCGCAGTCTTGATTGGAGCGCGTTTGCAGGCGTCACGATCTTGCTCTATGCCCTTCTCCAAGGCATATTGCGGTTTGCCGTCGAGTGCTATCGAGGCGATGTCACGCCCATTCTATGGGGACTCACGTGGGGACAGTGGATTAGCGCCGCCCTTGTCGCGGTGTCAGCCGCAATGCTTCTGTTGGCTTACCGGCGGCATCAGGAACGATGGACGGCTCGCTATTGA
- a CDS encoding 2-isopropylmalate synthase, protein MSERVEIFDTTLRDGEQSPGASMNVHEKLQMAQQLERLGVDIIEAGFPIASEQEFEGVRQVAKTVKKPRVAALARANKADIERAAKAIEVAQSPVLHTFIATSEIHLEYKLKMSHQQVLDKVGESVRLAKSLIGRVEYSAEDSTRSNFEYLAQVAKVAIEAGADVINLPDTVGYTTPVEIEEMFRYVIANAPGSDRVVFSCHNHNDLGLAVANALAALRGGARQIECCVNGIGERAGNTALEEVVMAMKTRQNVYPFTTGIITEEITNTSRLLGNLTGLTVAYNKPIVGRNAFAHEAGIHQHGVIASRITYEIMTPESVGRTSNELVLGKHSGKHGLTKRCADLGFTLTEEEISILYQKFIALADKKKEVYEDDLRVLIASTRNESFEIYTLEQLRTAGNDPTLGFVKLKRGNEEFMETATGDGPVDAACQAIERITGVSGRLQEFSIRAATPGREALGEAHVTVDLNGKSYYGTGASTDIVEAAVHAYLGAINKHLALQEQ, encoded by the coding sequence GTGTCCGAACGCGTTGAGATATTCGATACGACATTGCGCGATGGCGAGCAGTCTCCCGGCGCAAGCATGAATGTGCACGAAAAGCTGCAAATGGCCCAACAACTTGAGCGCCTGGGAGTCGATATTATCGAGGCCGGGTTCCCAATCGCATCGGAGCAGGAATTCGAGGGCGTGCGGCAGGTGGCAAAGACTGTAAAGAAGCCCCGAGTAGCAGCGTTGGCACGCGCAAACAAGGCCGACATCGAGCGGGCGGCTAAGGCCATCGAAGTGGCGCAATCCCCTGTTTTGCACACATTTATCGCGACTTCAGAGATTCATCTCGAGTACAAGCTCAAGATGAGCCACCAACAAGTGCTGGACAAGGTCGGTGAGTCCGTTCGGCTTGCGAAGAGTCTGATTGGGCGCGTCGAATACTCCGCCGAGGATTCGACACGTAGTAACTTTGAGTACCTTGCTCAAGTCGCCAAGGTGGCTATCGAGGCCGGCGCGGACGTAATAAACCTTCCGGACACTGTTGGGTATACGACACCCGTCGAGATTGAAGAGATGTTCCGATACGTAATTGCCAATGCCCCCGGATCGGACCGCGTCGTCTTTTCGTGTCATAACCACAACGACCTTGGTTTGGCGGTAGCGAACGCTTTGGCCGCGCTACGCGGCGGCGCACGCCAAATCGAATGTTGCGTAAACGGCATCGGTGAGCGTGCCGGGAACACGGCGCTCGAAGAAGTCGTCATGGCAATGAAGACCCGTCAGAATGTCTATCCATTCACGACGGGCATTATCACCGAAGAGATTACTAACACCAGCCGCTTGCTGGGCAATCTGACCGGCCTAACCGTGGCATACAACAAGCCCATCGTGGGTCGCAATGCATTTGCCCATGAAGCCGGCATTCATCAGCACGGCGTCATTGCCAGCCGTATTACCTACGAAATCATGACTCCCGAGTCCGTGGGCCGAACCAGCAATGAATTGGTGCTGGGTAAGCACTCGGGCAAACATGGACTGACGAAGCGCTGCGCGGACCTTGGTTTCACACTGACCGAAGAAGAGATATCGATCCTCTATCAGAAGTTCATCGCGCTTGCGGATAAGAAAAAGGAAGTGTACGAAGACGATTTGCGCGTGTTGATCGCATCAACCAGGAACGAGAGCTTCGAGATCTACACGTTGGAGCAACTCCGGACGGCGGGCAACGATCCGACCTTGGGTTTTGTGAAGCTCAAGCGCGGAAACGAAGAGTTCATGGAGACGGCTACCGGCGATGGTCCGGTCGATGCCGCATGCCAAGCCATCGAACGAATCACCGGAGTCAGCGGGCGTTTGCAGGAGTTCAGCATCCGCGCGGCCACACCGGGTCGAGAAGCTCTGGGCGAAGCGCATGTCACGGTCGATCTCAACGGCAAGTCATACTATGGCACCGGGGCCAGCACGGACATCGTCGAAGCGGCAGTCCACGCCTATCTGGGCGCGATCAACAAGCATCTGGCGTTGCAGGAGCAGTAG
- a CDS encoding cobalamin synthesis protein P47K: protein MRLILVGGFLGAGKTTLLGVAARHLSARGFKVGMITNDQAPDLVDTALLTRFGTNVKEVAGSCFCCNFGGFTHAVQSLADSGADCILAEPVGSCTDLSATIVHPIKRQFTDWQIAPLNVLVDPVRAREVTSSASSPLHPDASYILEKQLEEADCILLNKVDTLSESDRKQLVSALKARYPHADVIAVSALRKMGVAEWLDAALDAKGVDTRIAAVDYDRYANGESVLGWLNATVELTWIRDDEPDWETIALRLMTALGKRFHETSSEIGHIKILMNASHGQLVANRTGLHDADSFRLDGNLDESAVFLIVNARVQSSPSELEKVFRVSLEEVTKEHSSSAIRALHCIKPGRPVPTFRYSATG from the coding sequence ATGAGACTGATCCTTGTAGGCGGCTTTCTTGGCGCCGGAAAGACCACACTTCTCGGAGTTGCGGCGAGGCATTTGTCCGCGCGCGGCTTCAAAGTGGGAATGATCACAAATGACCAAGCCCCCGACCTGGTGGACACGGCCCTATTGACTCGTTTTGGAACCAACGTGAAAGAGGTGGCGGGGAGTTGTTTTTGCTGCAACTTCGGGGGCTTCACCCACGCGGTTCAGTCCTTGGCCGACTCCGGCGCCGACTGCATACTCGCGGAACCTGTGGGTAGTTGTACGGACCTCTCTGCGACTATTGTTCATCCCATTAAGAGACAATTCACCGATTGGCAGATTGCACCGTTGAACGTCTTGGTCGATCCTGTTCGCGCGAGAGAGGTGACGTCCTCGGCGAGTTCCCCGCTCCATCCCGACGCATCGTACATTCTGGAGAAGCAGTTGGAAGAAGCGGATTGCATCTTGCTGAACAAGGTGGACACGTTGTCAGAAAGCGACCGCAAACAACTGGTGTCAGCTCTGAAGGCACGCTACCCGCACGCAGACGTTATAGCTGTCTCGGCGTTGCGGAAAATGGGAGTAGCCGAATGGCTGGACGCCGCTCTGGACGCCAAAGGCGTGGATACGCGCATAGCAGCGGTCGACTATGACCGCTATGCAAACGGGGAATCGGTCCTGGGGTGGCTGAACGCAACCGTTGAGCTGACCTGGATACGTGACGACGAGCCGGATTGGGAAACGATTGCGCTGCGTTTGATGACTGCTCTTGGCAAACGTTTTCACGAGACAAGTTCGGAAATCGGCCACATCAAGATTCTTATGAATGCATCTCACGGACAGCTTGTAGCCAATCGAACCGGCCTGCACGACGCCGACTCATTTCGCCTGGACGGGAATCTCGACGAATCAGCGGTGTTTCTGATCGTGAACGCCCGAGTGCAATCGTCCCCATCGGAGTTGGAAAAGGTGTTTCGCGTGTCCTTGGAAGAAGTCACAAAGGAGCATTCCAGTTCGGCCATTCGGGCTCTCCACTGCATCAAGCCAGGGCGGCCCGTACCCACCTTTCGCTACAGCGCCACAGGCTGA
- a CDS encoding NTP transferase domain-containing protein, with the protein MHVRKAVITAAGRGARLYPAADTVQKAMLPLVDRDGIVKPVLQIIAEEALESGIEEICVVCAPGDEAQYTRLLESLRTNLLAAFKGQEWAKRQGERLSELGRRLRFVAQTEPLGYGHAVYCAHNFVDNEPFLLLLSDHLYVSHVPNSRCAQQLIRLAAQESCTVAGVQATREHLVGRYGTVAGKRLHNLPNAYQIERILEKPSLSVAEVELHTPGLRVGHYLCFFGMYVLTPSVFRLLEEGVAAAKAGGADVQLTTALNELAGKERCLAMEVSGSRHDIGAKYGVLQTQIALGLAGQDRVEILSDVAELLAESRLHGSE; encoded by the coding sequence GTGCATGTACGCAAAGCGGTAATTACGGCGGCCGGGCGCGGAGCTCGGCTGTATCCGGCGGCGGACACGGTGCAGAAGGCTATGCTTCCGCTTGTGGATCGCGACGGAATTGTGAAACCGGTCCTCCAGATCATTGCGGAGGAGGCGCTCGAAAGCGGTATCGAGGAGATCTGCGTTGTCTGCGCTCCGGGTGACGAGGCGCAGTACACGCGTCTGCTGGAGTCGCTGCGGACCAACCTACTGGCCGCGTTCAAGGGACAGGAGTGGGCCAAGCGCCAGGGTGAGCGGTTGTCTGAACTGGGCCGTAGACTGCGATTCGTGGCGCAAACCGAGCCGTTGGGATATGGGCACGCCGTCTATTGCGCGCACAACTTCGTTGACAATGAGCCCTTTCTGCTCCTGCTGAGCGATCACTTGTATGTTTCTCACGTTCCAAACTCCCGGTGCGCCCAACAGCTCATCCGACTGGCAGCCCAGGAAAGTTGTACTGTTGCCGGTGTCCAAGCAACGCGCGAACATCTGGTAGGACGATACGGTACCGTGGCAGGCAAGCGCTTGCACAATCTGCCCAATGCCTACCAAATCGAGCGAATACTGGAGAAGCCATCCCTCAGTGTTGCGGAAGTTGAATTGCACACTCCTGGTCTTCGCGTTGGTCACTATCTTTGCTTTTTCGGGATGTACGTACTGACCCCGTCGGTTTTCCGCCTGCTTGAAGAGGGAGTCGCGGCGGCCAAGGCGGGGGGCGCGGACGTTCAACTGACGACCGCGCTGAATGAGCTTGCCGGAAAAGAACGGTGTCTGGCGATGGAGGTCAGCGGCTCAAGACACGATATCGGCGCAAAGTACGGAGTCCTGCAAACACAGATTGCGCTGGGGCTCGCGGGACAGGACCGCGTCGAGATCCTTTCGGATGTCGCCGAATTGCTTGCGGAGTCGCGATTGCATGGCAGCGAGTAA
- a CDS encoding UTP--glucose-1-phosphate uridylyltransferase: MNPLIDTITSTEAAIRDRSFVSLCKGLTTSQLLELLGELEHFRGNAKNLYERVRATLFLYAACRFVLMDSKELSSVGRVPFAGFVDLLDRRFEESIARFRAALVDQGPNATVLSALAEAYRHLAFQNLADQVRRSVRAGRGNQWMFRVGHTDDHPVRIRPELLQREEGSLLYPLLVESTPVRLDLSHSGWSDIFFLGMDYPEGARVVNISVDLGVYGRDKGATPPIRCCVRVIQEPILRLTSVDLNATKDITDLTDLFNFGNDYLSLLKAGVIASGLIPPSFEGTSHSVADILARVAGRGMGIELVTQVNDIPKGSRLAVSTNLLAGIVAVLMRATGQTAHLEGSLCENERRLVASRAILGEWLGGSGGGWQDSGGVWPGIKVIEGAQATPDDPEFGISKGRLLPQHRILGTDDLHPEITDRLASSLVLIHGGMAQNVGPILEMVTEKYLLRSESEWKARLSMREIFDGILASLKSGDIRSLAHFTTRNWNAPLKTIIPWVTNHFTETLTARANAAFGDDYWGFQMLGGMSGGGMAMYVSPQHHQRFKDEILEIMVRTKREMEDALPFAMDPVVYNFAINQAGTTATLRRGDDALMPSRYYALQAPELVRSAPETIPYLRRAELDHVTARVSNPEETFGLLRTIVSNLFRVANPATQADRIEWDAGAQRIKAEHGFDGIQHEQLRADLRSGRIGLAHNRLPVETEIDDTFPGDVTPFLDSDGAQKRGEEALREGRAAVLSLAGGVGSRWTTGAGAIKALNPFVMMNGQHRSFLEIHLAKSRRAAKTYGAPPLHAVSTSFLTHAPIERHLERTANYGYPGPVFLSPGRSIAQRLVPMVRDLMFLWEEMPQETLDEQKQKVREAVRGALMGWARSVGEGSDYVDNLPIQRFNPPGHWYELPNLLRNGVLAKMLRERPQLDTIMLHNIDTLGADLDPLALGLHLVSGRTLTFEVVPRRIVDRGGGLARVNGRVRLLEGLAQPREEDELKLSYYNSMTTWVQIDSLLAVFGLSRADLEGPESVIAEAIRRVAQRVPTYVTIKDVKRRWGHGQEDVYPVAQFEKLWSDMTGLGDVASGFLAVPRSRGQQLKDPSELDPWANDGSKSHVEGLCVFT; encoded by the coding sequence GTGAATCCCCTTATTGACACGATAACAAGCACGGAGGCCGCGATTCGCGATCGTTCGTTTGTTTCCTTGTGCAAGGGCCTGACCACTTCTCAGTTGCTCGAGCTACTGGGCGAATTAGAGCACTTCAGGGGAAATGCGAAGAACCTCTACGAACGAGTTCGAGCAACTCTCTTTCTCTACGCCGCTTGCCGGTTTGTATTGATGGACTCGAAAGAACTGTCCAGCGTGGGTCGCGTGCCTTTTGCTGGATTCGTCGATTTGCTGGATCGGCGATTTGAAGAATCGATTGCGCGCTTTCGGGCGGCGCTTGTGGATCAGGGTCCGAATGCGACTGTCCTGAGTGCGCTTGCAGAGGCGTATCGCCACCTCGCATTTCAGAACCTCGCAGACCAAGTACGCCGCAGCGTGCGTGCGGGCCGCGGCAATCAATGGATGTTTCGCGTAGGGCACACCGACGACCACCCCGTCCGGATACGTCCGGAACTCCTGCAGCGTGAAGAGGGATCCTTGCTCTACCCATTGCTCGTCGAGTCTACGCCCGTACGACTTGACCTCAGCCACAGCGGATGGTCCGACATCTTCTTCCTGGGGATGGACTATCCCGAGGGCGCTCGCGTCGTAAACATCTCCGTCGACCTTGGCGTGTACGGGCGCGATAAAGGCGCAACTCCCCCCATTCGTTGTTGTGTCCGTGTGATTCAGGAACCCATTCTTCGACTGACGAGCGTCGACCTGAATGCAACGAAGGACATCACCGATCTTACCGACCTGTTCAACTTTGGAAACGACTACTTAAGCCTTCTCAAAGCAGGCGTGATTGCCAGTGGACTTATTCCGCCATCGTTTGAGGGTACCTCGCATTCCGTCGCGGATATCCTTGCGCGAGTAGCCGGCCGTGGCATGGGAATCGAGTTGGTTACCCAAGTAAATGACATTCCCAAGGGATCGCGCTTGGCAGTTTCCACCAATCTCTTGGCAGGCATCGTCGCCGTGTTGATGCGCGCTACCGGACAGACCGCCCACCTGGAAGGTTCTCTTTGCGAGAATGAGCGACGACTGGTTGCTTCTCGCGCCATACTTGGCGAGTGGCTGGGAGGGTCCGGTGGTGGGTGGCAAGATTCCGGCGGCGTCTGGCCCGGAATCAAAGTTATTGAAGGCGCTCAGGCAACCCCCGATGACCCCGAATTCGGCATTAGCAAGGGCCGCCTGCTGCCTCAACACCGCATTCTCGGCACGGACGACCTGCATCCGGAAATCACAGACCGTCTGGCCAGTTCGCTGGTGTTGATCCACGGAGGAATGGCGCAGAACGTAGGTCCCATTCTCGAGATGGTCACGGAGAAGTATCTGCTTCGCTCTGAATCCGAGTGGAAGGCGCGACTTTCGATGCGTGAGATATTCGACGGAATTCTCGCGTCGCTGAAATCAGGCGACATTCGAAGTCTGGCGCACTTCACCACAAGGAATTGGAATGCGCCACTTAAAACGATCATCCCATGGGTCACGAACCATTTCACCGAGACCCTGACAGCGCGTGCCAATGCCGCTTTCGGTGACGACTATTGGGGTTTCCAAATGCTCGGCGGCATGTCCGGCGGGGGAATGGCGATGTACGTATCGCCACAACACCACCAACGGTTCAAGGACGAGATACTCGAAATCATGGTGCGCACGAAACGCGAAATGGAAGACGCGCTTCCGTTTGCCATGGACCCCGTTGTGTACAATTTCGCGATCAATCAAGCTGGGACCACCGCAACTCTCCGCCGGGGTGATGACGCCCTGATGCCTTCGCGGTACTATGCCCTTCAGGCCCCCGAGCTGGTGCGAAGTGCGCCAGAGACGATACCGTACTTGAGGCGAGCGGAATTGGATCATGTCACCGCGCGCGTCAGCAATCCCGAAGAGACGTTTGGCCTCTTGCGGACCATTGTCAGCAATTTGTTCCGTGTGGCGAATCCGGCTACTCAAGCCGATCGAATCGAGTGGGACGCCGGCGCTCAACGTATCAAGGCCGAGCACGGATTCGATGGAATTCAACATGAGCAGTTGCGCGCCGACCTTCGAAGCGGCCGTATCGGACTGGCTCACAATCGTCTGCCGGTTGAAACAGAGATCGATGACACGTTTCCTGGCGACGTGACACCATTTTTAGATTCTGACGGGGCGCAGAAGCGCGGGGAAGAGGCCTTGCGCGAAGGACGCGCGGCCGTTCTTTCGCTGGCGGGCGGAGTCGGCAGCCGATGGACCACCGGTGCCGGGGCGATCAAGGCCCTCAATCCATTCGTGATGATGAATGGACAACATCGTAGTTTCCTGGAAATACACCTGGCAAAGTCGCGGAGAGCCGCTAAGACGTATGGCGCTCCACCATTACACGCCGTTTCCACGAGCTTCCTTACTCATGCGCCCATAGAACGTCACCTTGAGCGAACCGCAAACTACGGGTATCCAGGCCCCGTCTTCCTAAGTCCGGGGCGCTCGATCGCGCAACGGCTGGTTCCAATGGTTCGCGATCTCATGTTTCTGTGGGAAGAGATGCCGCAAGAGACGCTCGACGAACAGAAGCAGAAAGTCCGAGAAGCAGTGCGCGGCGCGCTGATGGGCTGGGCGCGATCGGTGGGAGAGGGGAGCGATTACGTCGACAACCTGCCCATCCAACGATTCAACCCGCCGGGCCATTGGTATGAACTGCCCAACCTGCTACGAAACGGCGTGCTGGCGAAGATGCTGCGTGAACGCCCCCAACTCGACACAATCATGCTCCATAACATCGACACATTAGGCGCCGATTTGGATCCACTCGCGCTGGGATTGCACCTTGTCTCGGGAAGGACGCTGACGTTTGAAGTCGTGCCACGGAGAATCGTGGACCGTGGCGGTGGCTTGGCCCGCGTAAATGGGCGCGTGCGGCTTCTCGAAGGGCTTGCCCAACCGCGTGAAGAGGACGAGCTGAAACTCAGCTACTACAACTCCATGACCACGTGGGTGCAAATTGATTCGTTGCTTGCGGTGTTCGGCCTGTCCCGCGCCGACTTGGAAGGTCCCGAAAGCGTAATCGCCGAGGCCATTCGACGCGTCGCCCAGCGAGTCCCCACATATGTGACGATCAAGGACGTGAAGAGGCGCTGGGGACATGGTCAGGAAGACGTCTATCCCGTCGCGCAATTCGAGAAGCTATGGAGTGACATGACAGGGCTAGGAGACGTCGCGTCAGGCTTCTTGGCCGTGCCGCGTTCGCGCGGTCAACAACTCAAAGACCCCAGCGAACTGGACCCGTGGGCCAACGACGGTAGCAAGTCCCACGTTGAGGGGCTCTGCGTTTTCACGTAA
- a CDS encoding sulfatase-like hydrolase/transferase → MTERRAQTILMKLWRPALLCLFLVVSVLGMAGCQPKDQQTSTPPMPTRPNVLLITLDTTRADRLGAYGFGLARTPVIDRIAREGVLCTDCATTAPITMVAHASIMTGLLPPAHGVRDNGTYALSDEAVTLAECLKTAGYDTHAAVSAQVLARRYNLTQGFDSYDDEMWEEDKPPLFMIPDRPGPKTATRAVTWLEEWASKENRPPFFLWTHFFDPHQPYEANVENGYLMPSPYDAEIAQADTAVGILVDWLANQGQLDNTLIVVTADHGESLGEHGEKTHAIFIYDATIRVPLILRYPACFSPQTTYNGPVRCIDLMPTILSIAGVTGGEGTQGQDLVSAFQGKVPPPQLPQYCESLLSEVGFGMAPLFGIRMDGYKYIRAPKPELYDLAKDPKELENIHARTPEVAIRLDGELSKLIQESDGRALVETRNPMDNETMEMLQALGYLSADSQRQAMQGMDPKDGLPYHEKLEDARHFAQQGRYEDAEKTLRAVVTDLPRHVSARNTLAYVLMRQQKREEAAAEYQESLAIDPNQARAEHMLGFISLQKGDFKEAEQHYRKALEITPRFVEAMLQLGFVLAEQGDLETAQQWYDKALQEDATSPRALASIADLYFLREDFTRALAQYEKALDVAPQNFHALVQAGVSATRLKDYEKASTFYQSAVDIRPDSWIPEYNLACICALQGKNEEAVAHLRSVAQKKIAKDRFKQLLASDTDLDSIRGLPAFAELTADSSEPPKASTADTNPAQ, encoded by the coding sequence ATGACCGAGAGGCGTGCACAGACAATTCTCATGAAATTGTGGCGACCAGCGCTGTTGTGTCTCTTTCTTGTCGTTTCGGTTCTAGGAATGGCGGGCTGTCAACCGAAAGACCAGCAGACTTCAACTCCGCCCATGCCAACGCGTCCAAACGTGTTGCTGATCACCCTTGATACGACGCGCGCAGATCGCCTCGGCGCTTACGGATTTGGCCTCGCGCGCACGCCGGTGATCGACCGGATCGCCAGGGAGGGCGTATTGTGCACCGACTGCGCAACCACCGCCCCGATAACAATGGTGGCTCACGCATCCATTATGACGGGGTTGTTGCCGCCAGCACACGGCGTTCGGGACAACGGGACGTATGCACTCAGTGACGAAGCCGTTACATTGGCCGAATGCCTGAAGACTGCCGGGTACGACACTCATGCCGCGGTATCCGCTCAGGTACTCGCCCGACGATACAATCTGACACAAGGCTTTGATTCCTATGATGACGAGATGTGGGAGGAAGATAAACCGCCGCTCTTCATGATCCCGGACCGGCCTGGCCCCAAGACTGCCACGCGGGCAGTAACCTGGCTGGAGGAATGGGCTTCCAAAGAGAACCGTCCTCCTTTTTTCCTGTGGACACATTTCTTCGATCCCCACCAACCCTACGAAGCGAATGTTGAGAACGGCTACCTCATGCCATCACCCTACGACGCTGAAATCGCCCAGGCTGACACAGCGGTCGGTATTCTCGTGGATTGGCTCGCAAACCAAGGCCAACTGGACAATACACTCATTGTGGTTACGGCAGACCACGGCGAGAGCCTTGGCGAGCACGGCGAAAAGACGCACGCGATTTTCATCTACGATGCGACTATTCGCGTTCCTCTGATCCTGCGCTATCCTGCGTGTTTCTCCCCCCAGACGACTTATAACGGCCCGGTGCGCTGCATCGACCTCATGCCAACGATTTTGTCGATCGCAGGTGTGACCGGGGGCGAAGGGACTCAGGGGCAGGACCTTGTATCGGCGTTTCAAGGGAAAGTTCCACCACCTCAACTCCCACAATACTGCGAGTCGCTACTTTCTGAAGTTGGGTTTGGGATGGCCCCGCTGTTCGGGATTCGAATGGACGGCTACAAATACATCCGTGCGCCCAAACCCGAACTGTACGATCTGGCGAAAGATCCCAAGGAACTTGAGAACATCCACGCACGCACTCCGGAAGTCGCCATCCGCCTTGACGGCGAGCTTTCTAAGCTTATCCAGGAGAGTGATGGACGAGCGCTGGTCGAGACGCGAAATCCGATGGACAACGAAACCATGGAGATGCTTCAGGCGCTAGGGTATTTGTCTGCGGACTCACAGCGTCAAGCAATGCAGGGCATGGACCCCAAGGATGGTTTGCCCTATCACGAGAAGTTGGAAGACGCGCGTCACTTTGCGCAGCAGGGTCGCTACGAGGATGCTGAGAAGACCTTGAGGGCAGTAGTCACCGATCTGCCGCGTCACGTCTCTGCGCGCAACACGCTCGCGTATGTGCTCATGCGTCAACAGAAGCGGGAGGAGGCCGCTGCCGAGTATCAGGAGTCGCTGGCGATTGACCCGAACCAAGCGAGAGCCGAGCATATGCTCGGTTTTATTTCGCTTCAAAAGGGAGATTTCAAGGAAGCCGAACAGCACTATCGCAAGGCGTTAGAGATTACCCCTCGTTTCGTGGAGGCAATGCTCCAATTAGGATTCGTCTTGGCAGAACAGGGCGATTTGGAGACGGCTCAACAGTGGTATGACAAAGCACTGCAGGAAGATGCCACCTCTCCGCGGGCCTTGGCCAGCATCGCCGACCTCTACTTTCTCCGTGAAGACTTCACACGAGCCTTGGCGCAGTATGAAAAGGCATTGGACGTTGCTCCGCAGAATTTCCATGCCCTTGTGCAAGCGGGGGTTTCGGCCACAAGGTTGAAGGATTACGAGAAAGCGTCCACCTTCTATCAGAGCGCCGTCGATATCAGACCCGATTCTTGGATTCCCGAATACAACCTTGCGTGTATCTGTGCGTTGCAGGGCAAGAATGAGGAAGCCGTTGCCCACCTGAGAAGCGTCGCTCAGAAGAAGATTGCGAAGGACCGTTTCAAGCAGTTGCTCGCGTCCGATACCGACCTCGATTCAATTCGCGGGTTACCTGCCTTTGCGGAGTTGACGGCAGATTCGAGTGAGCCGCCGAAAGCCTCAACTGCGGACACGAATCCCGCTCAATAG